A stretch of Shinella zoogloeoides DNA encodes these proteins:
- the lsrA gene encoding autoinducer 2 ABC transporter ATP-binding protein LsrA, producing MTGSPAAGRVAKLTDIWKSYGAVPVLKGVSLALQAGEVHALLGGNGAGKSSLMKIMSGVIPANSGAIEINGRPLTHASPAHAQELGLYLVPQEAHILPNQSVLENICLGLAASPKALRPRVEQLVAELSVSLDLDAQAAALEIAERQIVEILRGLVRDARVLILDEPTSALTPFETSALFQRVRKLQAQGVGIFFISHKLREIREICGTISVLRDGVIVLSGPLDSYSDAEIIDAMSRVQITETSGKDRSGRKVSQIGQPRLSVRGLSGEGFRNISLDVRAGEILGLAGVVGAGRTEFAETLFGLRPQTAGSVVFDGAELKKRSPRICIDRGLVYLPEDRQQHGLFLEAPLFWNVSSYLVHRLPFFLRPGAERKAFDDFRSSMGIKCTGPGQEARGLSGGNQQKVLLAKCLSARPKVLILDEPTRGVDVAARNDIYDLIRKLAAEGVAIVLISSDFDEIEQLADRVEVMAFGQSGGELTDDISVDAIARLAFGASEARHA from the coding sequence ATGACGGGTAGCCCGGCGGCCGGGAGGGTCGCGAAGCTGACGGACATCTGGAAGTCCTACGGCGCCGTTCCGGTGCTGAAGGGCGTTTCGCTCGCCTTGCAGGCCGGGGAAGTGCACGCGCTTCTCGGCGGCAACGGCGCCGGCAAGTCGAGCCTCATGAAGATCATGTCCGGCGTCATCCCGGCCAATTCCGGCGCCATCGAGATCAATGGCCGGCCGCTCACCCACGCCTCCCCCGCCCATGCCCAAGAACTCGGCCTCTATCTGGTTCCGCAGGAAGCCCATATCCTGCCCAACCAGAGCGTCCTCGAGAACATCTGCCTCGGCCTTGCCGCCTCGCCCAAGGCCCTGCGCCCGCGCGTCGAGCAGCTCGTCGCCGAGCTCTCCGTCTCGCTCGACCTCGACGCCCAGGCCGCTGCCCTCGAAATCGCCGAGCGGCAGATCGTCGAGATCCTGCGCGGCCTCGTGCGCGATGCACGCGTGCTGATCCTCGACGAACCGACCTCGGCGCTTACCCCCTTCGAGACGAGCGCGCTCTTCCAGCGCGTGCGCAAATTGCAGGCGCAGGGCGTCGGCATCTTCTTCATCTCGCACAAGCTGCGCGAGATCCGCGAGATCTGCGGCACGATCAGCGTGCTGCGCGATGGCGTGATCGTGCTCTCCGGCCCGCTCGACAGCTACAGCGACGCCGAGATCATCGACGCGATGAGCCGCGTGCAGATCACGGAGACCTCGGGCAAGGATCGCTCCGGCCGCAAGGTCTCGCAGATCGGCCAGCCGCGCCTCAGCGTACGCGGCCTCAGCGGCGAGGGCTTCCGCAATATCAGCCTCGACGTCAGGGCCGGCGAGATCCTCGGCCTTGCCGGCGTCGTCGGCGCGGGGCGCACGGAATTCGCCGAAACGCTCTTCGGCCTGCGCCCCCAGACGGCGGGCAGCGTCGTCTTCGACGGCGCGGAACTGAAGAAGCGCTCGCCGCGCATCTGCATCGATCGCGGCCTCGTCTACCTGCCGGAAGACCGCCAGCAGCATGGCCTCTTCCTCGAAGCCCCGCTCTTCTGGAACGTCTCTTCCTATCTCGTGCACCGCCTGCCCTTCTTCCTGCGCCCCGGCGCGGAACGGAAGGCGTTCGACGACTTCCGCTCCAGCATGGGCATCAAGTGCACCGGTCCCGGCCAGGAGGCGCGCGGCCTTTCGGGCGGCAACCAGCAGAAGGTGCTGCTGGCCAAGTGCCTGTCCGCCCGGCCGAAGGTGCTGATCCTCGACGAGCCGACGCGCGGCGTCGACGTCGCGGCCCGCAACGACATCTATGACCTCATCCGCAAGCTCGCCGCCGAGGGCGTCGCCATCGTCCTCATCTCCTCGGACTTCGACGAGATCGAACAGCTCGCCGACCGCGTCGAGGTCATGGCCTTCGGCCAGTCCGGCGGGGAACTGACGGACGACATCTCGGTGGACGCCATCGCGCGCCTTGCCTTCGGCGCCTCGGAGGCCCGCCATGCTTGA